aacggccatctgccatgaTATCCAGGGGGTTTgaaaggacagagcagagatagAAAAAGACTACAAAAGCAATGATCCAGGAGTAGTAAAATAAGGGCAATTTTTTGGGTCGAAGGCATCTGATCGCTGAGGTCCTTGATTGTCTTGTAATCATTTTACAACATTGCTTCCGTGTTCACTGGTATAAGCAAAAATAGTCGCTCTACTGCAACCACTGACTTCACCCCTAACCAGTAATCAAGACTCATCTGCCACCAGCTCAACGCTGCTCACTTTGAACCCCAACCAAGTAGGTAAAGGGCTGGTACCAAGCAACTGGGTTATGGAAACCTTTGATAACCAAGCAGAGCCAAGTCGAGCCACGCCGAGTAGAAAAGGGGCTTTTGAGCTGCTAAAGGTGGACCAACTCCATATCAAAGTCAATAAATTTAACCCTGCTGTATTAATTTAAAACCACTTCTGAATAACACATAAATAGTCTCAATGGtattctggaaataaagtatATTCTATTCACCAGGCTTACCAAGACCCATAATTTGCTCTTGACCAGTTTGTTTACCACTGAGGGATATTTGTGAGAGAATCCTGCCGCAGCAGCTGACCAGTGATGCTATTTTTAATAAGAAACGGATCTAAAGTTTGTTGCATTCAGTGTAACTCGGAACTGcgaactacaaaaaaaaaagaaaaaaaaaggcggaAAGAAAACATTACGAACACAGAGCAAGAATGTCTTCCTTGAATTATATTTTAGCAAAACGTTAAAAACGTGAAGATACATAAATAAAgacatgcatttaaataaaaagaattaaCCAGGCatagtttaatttatttgttttagactGCTCCCAGTGACCTAAACGTCAGCCatctccatttaaaaaaaaacaaatcgtATGACATGCCGTTcattcctgtttatttttttttagctaactGGCTACAAAGAACTTGCTCAGCAATTGAAATAGACGTTCAGATTTGTGAAGCAGCTGCTTTGTTTTCGGGAAACAGGCTGGCGTTGTTTTCGTCCGATCACATGGTAGGCAATGCGCATGCGCGACTCGCTCGGGGCTGATGGAGGAAACATGGCCACTGGTGTCATCGGTTTGTAGCGTAGCAGAGCCCAAAGCTGCCGCTGTTTGCTGCGAAAACCGCCGCCTACCAGCTATCTGTCACCCGCTGCAGCTTGTCAGAACACCTTGGGCCCGATGTCTGTGGCCAATGCAAAGCACACGGTTCTGGATCCGGTAAGAGGTTTGGActaatattgattttttttttccccacagctgCTCCCTATAAACCTTTACGTATTCCTCAGCTAAAACAGCTGCCATGTTCTCATTTAATTGTAATCTGTCTGcactttgaggttttttttttagccctcgCAGCGTAAGCCTCTCGGATATCCAGCGGAAATCATGCTGTCAGTACAGATGTATACAATTGTTTTAACTTTGCATTGCTCTTCAGGTGATCCCATACACTGGACCCATACCTGGCGGCCTGCACCCAGGGGAGATCATCATCATCCAGGGTACTGTGCCACCAGATGCTGACAGGTGATGTTTCTTATCAAACTGAGCAGATATCACCTTAtagatctgtctgattttatgttgaaaatcttttCCAATCAGGAGCAGTCTAACTACAGGCTTCTCAAATTTCCACGCTTAAAAGGTGCACcctaataaaattatatataagtAAAATTTGATTTACCAGGTCTCACTGAGATCAAAAGGTTTTTCACGAGGGCAACACGGCACAGTGGAAGAGACAGACAATAATGAAACGTTTAGagtataaaatacaaacaatttGACAAAGAGGAATTGCTGTTACAGTAACAATTTAAGAATTAAAACACAGGCATAGctggaaagattttttttttttatgatggagTGAAAGACTTTCAGTGAATCTAGTACtgacaggtgctggtcatataaattagaatatcatggaaaagttttttctttcagtaattcaattcataAAGGGAAAGGCTCATACTTTTGTATGGTCttgatattaaaattttctgagatCCTTTTCATTGGTTGTCAGTtataataatcaaaataaaaagaattaaaCCCTTGAAATATATCAATGTGTATAATAATCAACATAATATACAagttttaaattttgaaaattactgaaataaaaacaacttccaTGACATTCTAATTATATGTCCAACACCTATACAGTACATATACACAAGATTACCTTAATCAACTATgggcaaaaacacaacttgcttttattagaTGCTTTGAAGCTCTTAGGGAGAAACATGACTCGTTTCTGCAATAGAAACAGATCTTCACGCTTATAAGGGGACATATTATTCTATTTAAtgccttttcacattaaaaatcattcagctgtggtctataagaagtggaactgcaatgttttggtctgaattccttgtttttgtgttttcatagcCTCTATTTtatccctgttctgaggtgcgtctaaGAGCCACCCGTTTTGGTGCAGTCTAAATGAGGCACTAAAGGcccccaaaaataaacaaaatagctCCAAAACTAAATTTCCAGCATGTAAAAATCCTCagctcttattttatttttttagttcctCAGTACAAGCCTGGGCTAAAGAGTCAAACATTAATGACAAAAAGAGAAAGGTAGATGCAGAAAACAGTGGTAGATAAGGGCTTGTCACATTAAACCAACTGATAACGGCGAGCCTCATCTCTTGAAATCTttaagtctgtgtgtgtgtgagcgtattttttttatcattttaaccATGTCCCGTGTGTTCGGCACCTCTTTCAGGTTTCAGGTGGACCTGTCAAGCGGCTGCAGCACCAAACCACGCTCTGACGTCGCTCTCCACTTCAGCCCTCGCTTCAATGACTCCCCCTGTGTGGTGTGCAACTCCCTGCTGCGGGACGAGTGGGGGAAAGAGGAGACATTGCACCAGCTGCCCTACAAGCGTGGAGCCCCCTTTGAGACCATCATTCTAGTGCACAAGAATGCTTTTAAGGTGAACAAAGCCTTCATCAGCCCGGGGAGTACCTAATGAATatcaatttaattgaatttatgGCTTTACCTGTAGGTGGCAGTAAATGGTACTCACCTGTTGGAGTACAAACACAGAATCCCTCTGAGCGGGGTCGACACCTTTTCTATTTCCGGTAATGTCAGGGTCCACGCCATCGGCTATATCCCAAACTCGGTAACGTAATTCCTGTTTCCAATTTTCAtaccttttcttctttcatttctctgaatcattttgaaaacatccgttttgtttcttttatagGCAATATATTCAGAATCAGGTGATTTGGTGAGTTTCTTCTGTTCTCAGCAGGcgcataaaataaacatttttcgGGTCGTTAACATGTATGTTTCATTAGTTTATCCTATCTCTTTATTTACATTATGTATGCACCATATGTAAAGTTATAGTTAATGTTGTCGTTTCGTTTCAGGGTGTCCCTTACAAAGGCAGTATACTCAAGGGACTGAGCCCAGGGCAGCATATCACAATAAAAGGGCAGGTCAGCATGTACCCGCACAGGTAAACAAATTACTTTTATAATAttgtacaaatgtttttaaaggcgtcacattttgtcacattacaatcatTAATTTCAAGGTGACTTAATGTTTTGAGACACATAACACAAATTAGAATGTAGTTGTGCAGAAGAAAAATGAACAATTGTGTAGTTTTTaactaataaaaatctgaaaagtgtgatcaTTCCCTCCCAAATGACCAGTTCTGTCTCTAGAGGGTTTCACCTGAGCTGggaatctctgctgctcctccagattTAACAGTCAGcgttgctgcttctctgattaacgcTCTTCTAACCTGACCTTTAACCTTTGGGCAGATTTGCAGTTCTGCCGTACTCTCATGTTTTAGATGATGGATCAAACAGAGCCCTCAGATGTccaaagcttgggatgttgttttcTAACCCAACCCTGCTTTACATCCTACttatctctgacctgtctgctgtgttccttggtcttaatGGTGCTATTTGTGCATCGTGTTCCCTAACAAACGTCAGAAGCGTCACATAACAGATGGATTTATACTATGTATaaattgcacacaggtggactctactAATTAGGTAACTtctgttggattttatttaagggggAATTAATAAATGGGGCTGAAAACCTGTACTacacttttcatattttgtatttAGAAACCTTTTACAAATCACCAGTAATCATTACACTTCATACTTTTGCTCCACTGTGTTGGTATAATATGACACACTGAAGCCTAACATTACATTACAAGATATAAGGAAGTTCAAGGTTTATGAACACATCTTTAACAGATCGTAatagatggagctaaaataaaatcatgattgttttattgtgctGGAAACGGAACTGACTCAAGAATCccttcaaattaaaataaaaaacacagtccCATTTATCCTCCAAGGAAGTTTGTAACCTGGTGCAAGTGGTGTAATCTAGTTTAAGGTGGTTTgcagtagtgttttttttttttttttggctagtTAATCTTATATTCATTACTTGCTGCGTTTAAAAACGGGTCCAGAAACCTTTTTGCATGCGTTCCAGCTTCACTGTCAAGCTCTGCAACAGCAAGACGGAGAACGTTGCTCTCCATCTGAACCCCCGGATGAAGTCGGGCGTCTTCATCAGGAACTCGTACCTGGATGGATCCTGGGGTCAGGAGGAGAGGGAGCTGCCCTTCTTTCCCTTCTCACCGGGCGAATACTTTGAGGTAGGAGCAACCAGCAGCTTTCAAGGTTTTACAGAAAGGCACAAATTAGGTTTCctgttacattattttttttatctaggtatagttttccacatttctaatgaataaagcaaacaaaaggaATGCAAGGATTCtgacaaaaacagcatttactGACCAGACGGGGGAGGAAATGACCCAGTTCTTGTGTGTGCATCTCTcctccagatcctcctcctctgtcagcCCCATCAGTTCAAGCTGGCAGTGAACGGGTCCCACTTGTTCGAGTTCAGGCACCGGGTCCAGGACCTGAGCAGCATCGACCAGCTGGAGATCATGGGGGACCTGGAGCTCAATGATGTGAAGCTGTGGTGACTTTTAAGCTAAAACATTGGAAACCGGCTGGTCAGTGCTCAGTTAGCCTACGATGAGCCAGATGATGGAGCCTGAATATGGAGGAATCAGTGGCGACTTCAGGTTTCAGCTAACCTAGCACCGTTACTGTGGTTGTTGGGAGTTTGGACACATTGATTCATGACAGGAAATAGGCTGACTTTAGGTGTCCCTCAGTCTTTTCTGATCTGGTAATCAGTGAATGTGTGCTGTTGCAAATAAAACACGGCATATGTATATTTAAGCACTTAGGCTTTGCTTATAATGTAAATTATATGCAAGTCTTAAATTGAGACAATGAATGAAAATTCTGTTCCTTTCTTTTGGAGCAATGCTCAATACAGGAAAAACCATCTGTATAAGTAAAAGAACTGATCTCATCTTTGCACCATCGTTGTGCATGATTGTATTTTACACTTAATAGTATTATTTTGTCATAAACTTCATTTTCTATCATACAAAAGCCCATTGCTCAtccttttttaaacattttcatccaATTTCTGTACAATTATCATATGCCTTTCATTCAACGATTGATCATGTTAAGGTTCAGCAGATAAAGTCATAATGTGGTTCAGGGTAAATAGTCCAATAATTTAACAAATCTGTATTGCATTCTGTAGTGAAGAATGGAAGAGCCCTAGTATCCTCCTTGTTTTGATAAATAAAAGATATCTTACTGATATTTTGTATTCATTCTTGAGTTtggttttaaactttaaaacaaatgttgctGCTACACAGCAGCACAACGGACTCTTCCCTTCAGCTTTGTGACGTCTTTGCCACAAGCACTTTAGTCTGAAGGTGAACTCAATCAACAGGACATTCACCGCTCTGACAAATAAGTTGGAAAttagtttttctgcttttttttttctatcatttgtGGAATATTGTACCGTAGTAATTGCACTTATTTTCCACAAATTCCAAACTTCTCTAAACTCAGCAGAgttgttagtttattttgaaTTCACTATACAGATTTCTAAAATCTGTATAGTGCAAAACTAGAAGAAGGGACAGACAAAAgaaagaaggatggatgaaaAGGATTTAAGTAGCAAAGGATGGAAAGAGGGACAATGAAGGATAAACGAACCCAAAGATGGAAGGAAGGGAAGACACAAGGAGAGAAATGCATACAATCACAAGGCAGGAAGCCTGAGGGCATAAGGAGGAGGTCACAGCATTTAGGGAATGAGATAGAAAGTCTGGAAATGCATATTTTTCCAGACCAAAATTATAGAAATTCCAGGTTTTTCCTATGTCAAGGATACAAATAAGAAAGCAAGACAAGGACGagtaaaacatttagaaattgGGACAGGATGTACATCTATACTCTATTCCTTACTAAGACCTGGAAAATACTTAAAGTTATATATTTAGAACCCTGTTAACGCAAACTCTGTCACCTGCATTACTTCTGTTCAACCACAAGGTGGCAGCAGTGTATTAAAATGAAACTCAGTGGCTTTTTCACCTTCCTCTGGATTTTTTGACTCCTTCATTGTTTACTGTAAACCTTCCTGTTTGAATGATTTCTATGAGAACCAGAGGGACATCCTACTGCGGCATATATTACAACAGGCTTAGACACAACAAACTCAACATACACACCATTCCTTTCAAATTTATATGCACTAGAatctggtaaaaagttggtgTTTTATTAATATCCACAGGAAATATAATTTGTAAGAGTTGTAACTATGGTACAGTACAACAGTCTGATttcttttacatagaaaaagCAGAATGATATGCAACATAATGACAAACCATTACAATGCTGAGAATAAAGGCAGGAGACATGGTCTGATCAGCAACAGGCAAGTCGGTTTAACAAGAAAATCCGGTCTGATCCAGTGGCAGAAATGCAGCTTTCTGACCTGAACACTTCTTTCTGATTTTGCTCGAAATGGCTTACAGACATAGATACCACTTTGAAAAGCAAACTCCAGTTTGCAGATTCCCAAATTAAAGGCTTTTAATCTTCCCTTgaggtacaaaaaaaacaaaaacaaaaatcctccaAAATGTTCATCTCCGAGTTGTCATACATTTGCTGTAACCTTTCTCCCAGAGTTCCTGGCAGACGGGTTTGGCAATGCGATGGCTGAGGGGAACAAGTTTTCCCTCCGTTAGTTTCCACAGTTTCTAGCAGCTGCAGTCTGTAACTCAAAGACGGGAGTCAGCCAATACCAAAGTAGCTCATGAGAGTTATATGTCTTGAGAAGGAGCTGAGTTTATATATCCCACTGTCAGAcggagctgagcttcaccagccCCCTCACTGAGTCCTCGTGTAGCGAGTCTTGGCTGGCAGGGTTGTAGAAACTGGCCTGCACCGTGTGGCTGTGGCCCAGCGGGCTGCCGCAGTGAAGCATACCTGGAGGTGAGGGTACCTCCTCTGGGGTGAGATAGTGGTGGTGGGCTGCCTGCTCCTGGAGGGGGTGCGTGTGGTTTAGTGTGTGTCCGTGGATAGGCAGCATGTCGGCGGCCTCGTGGCAGCTTAGGCTGGGCGTGGACGTCGGCGGGGTAGGCTGGCCGAGGGGGAACGAGGTGCACGGGCCGCCCAGGGTGAGGGAGGCGCGGGTGGGCAGCGACGTCCCGTTTTCAGGCGAAGACGTTATGATGACCGGCTCACTGCTCTGCTGCGGGAGGAGGGGGGTAGCGGCAGCCTGCAAAACGAATTTGGTGCTCTGAATGCACTGGTCTTGATCacactgaggaaaaacaaaaacaccaaaaatgcGAGAGGGGAAAAAGAGAGCAGAAGATGGAGGGGTAGGTAATTGGATAAGAGGAAGGAAGAGAAATAAGTGTTAGTAGCCTTGTTAGAAATGCAGAGAACACAAAAGAGAACCCCCAAGAACCGGCCTATTTAACCAGACAGAGCTGAAAACAGAGCTATTAGGTCGCCCTTCATGGCCTGCTGATCTGTAATGTATCGCTTTAACAACCCGTCTAAACCTGGGTTAGGACTTAAAGATGAAAGATTAGCCTAAACCCCATTAACCAGTCATCACCAGGGTGTAATTATCAGATTAACAAAGGTGACAGCCCTTATGAAGCTCTCATCATGCAGCACCCCCAAAGACCTTCTGACAGGTAGAGCGACATCTCACCTGTCTCAATGTCACTGGCCTAAAAAGAGCAGATGAAACGTGTGACTCAAATATACCTTCACCTGGTTTTGTTACAATCAGATATTAAGATCATTGCTCAAATCAGCTCCATCAATTCACATGTTGCcgtattacaaccacaaactgggattttatgccacagaccaacacaaactgttgtgacgtggaaaaaaaaaaaagatacagaaatgtttttttaaaaaaggtacaaatctgaaaaatggcctgcatttgtattcatccaTTTTTACTCTGATAAACCTAAATAAAGTCCAGAGCCTCAGCAGCTACCTGGGCAGAATAAAGAGTTCAcgtgtgtgtaatttaatctcaatcAGAGAGcattagagaacaaaaagcaccactgaggaacacagcagacacttcagggataaagttgtgaagtttaaagcagagttacgTTTTAATACAGCCTCTCGCAGAGCACCCTTCAATCATCTggttataaaaaagaaaatggcacaacctacactgcaaaaagggaactcaaagtaagtcaaattttcttgaaatttgtatatttatccttaatttgagcagctaaataagactatttgccaatagaattagtatttttacccctaaaataagataaatagatatcctgcacttgaaataagatgatggagatgaattgttcttatttttagtgctaaaatcttattgcattggcaaatatgtttatttagcTTCTCAAATCtaggataaatacacaaattccaagaaaattttacttactttaagggccctttttgcagtgtactatGGGCATCCACCCAAATTAATAGGCTGGGCAAAAAGTGTCTCATTCAGAGAAGCTGAATCAGGGTTTTTGTCTGCAGGCTAAATAGGTTAATGTGTGGCAGAAACGAACACAGCACATCACTGAGAATAAGATCTGAAAAAGACTTAATGCTGGAGAGAAGGTTCTTCCAGTAGTACTAAGATATTAAACGTACacccagagctacaatagagtggttcagatcaaagcatactGTTGAactggaatggcctagtcaaagcctgaACATTACAGACAATAATTTCAGTCTAAACGTGTAAACCTGGCAAAGCTAGCAAGTCCTAAAAGGACTTACGCACATTTAACAAAAGGGTGGCtccaaaaagtataaaataatcAGGGTTGAATACAAATCCACCCCACACTCATcagatttatatttgttaaataaCTGACAGCCATGTATCGATGTTCGCCCACTACACCATGCATCATGCacttctttttgtgtttttttcccccacacgtgaaagtttgtggttgtaatgtgagaaaatgtggaacATTTTAATCGTTATGAAAACTTCTGCATGCAGTGACTAACGCAGACACCTCAATCAAATCTGCATCTGCAGACTTGGTTGGAACTAAGTGCCTCAGATATTTCCATATGAGAAGTGACAGTACAAGAAGGAACAGGGACACAGACCAGCCTTGAACTGCAGCTGACGCAGAACAAGTGATGTTTCTGTTTGCTGACATGCAGCCATGATGACACAACAAACGTCTATATTTAAGAACTTAAGCTTCTATTTACGGATCTACTGTACATCCCAACTTCACTTTGTGCCGACCAGTTTCACCGAGTCACCTTGGAAAGCAGCACTGTAAGACTACAGCGTGAAATTAATTTCCCAGTATCTATTTTCAGCTTTTGAGGCTCCAGTTCAATGTTGCGTATCGGATTGTTTGAGAGTCGTGGTGTGGAACCCAAGCCACCAAAGACGAGAGCTAAAAACAACATTCCCAGGATTTCTCGATAATTTTAGATAAATACATGATACTAAACCATTCTAAATTCAAGATCTGCAGGAATTAGGcaacataatttaaaattaataatttaactACAAAATTTACTTAGGTAAGTTTTAAGCTCTGGCATGTGGGTACATTGCATTTCACACCGGTAACCCAACTTTAACGCCTTTATACAACAAGCTTGAATAGACAGTTATTAAAATCCCTTAATCTCAAGCCAAAACCTCGTTAACTTTACAAATTCTCACGATGAAGAAGCCAATAGTAGATAAGGTAAGAACAAATATTTTGACCAGAACAAACAatattaaaggagctataagtaatactgacaccttgtggctcaaattggtacaacagcttgccaatcacaacaatgtAATATGTTgggaatttttacttccacagtatagatatatgatgttgtattctgttccatttctggtccacttctcttactGGGTTCcttgttagcaggctgctgctcttttgccaagataaaatataaaatgctgcgctctgttttgggaaccaggaagtaaacacagcctacactctgaaccgtagtagttctggaccgtacctctaggtttgaaaggagaaaaacgtgactaagacattgttgatggagaagaccgattgtttatagggaatgttacttccatcccaggtgagaaATCAGAATGATTTAGggtgattttacagtaaatatcttacttattgttcctttaagacaTTTTTAGCAGCAGAAATTAATTTTAGGGGTTTGAGGGAAAGGCAAAATATTCAGTTATAAACTCCCTCTGATTGTTGCCCTTGTAGTTTTATCCATCCACATTGAGGAATAAATAAAGGCAGTCAAAAGAAGAACCAACATATGTCCAAATTTGAGACCTGTAAAACAACTGGACATTTTATACCTTAGGTTTTTAAGATCAGTTTATAATCACAGGGATTTAAATAAGAGCTACatgaattaaagaaaaaataacttaatatatGCATTTAACTTTACAAGTTAAGCAActtaatgtatatattttttaaaactaaatttgtGTGACTCAGGTACATTTAAACCAAAGCAATCAAATTACAGCACCAGAAGCACACTGTAAGTTTTATAGAAGTTAGTGCTCCATGTTTTAGCAAAATAGTGAAATAGGGTCACTTATAGCATTAGCAGAGCTAGTATGTGGTACCATTTGGCATTTCGTTTATTTTCCTGTCCATCGGCCACCTAGGGAAAGTAAAAGAGGGTcataaatttattttgttctggttGGACGCAACATGTTGGAGTTTAAAGcttccagcagcagatcatTGTTGAGTTGAGCGACTGCAGGGAGCAGAGATGCTGTTATTGCAGCGCTGCGGTCCAAAGATGATCAACAGCTTGGGCAAATGAGGATGGGTTAGTTTATATTGATTTTGATGCAAATGAGtatttgaataattatttttttaagtgcgATTATATGAAATTATCAAGTATTTTGACGATTCttctaaacataaaataagtcAATCTTTGGAGCAGAATTATTCTACAGGTTTGTGGTGAAAGCTGCATGTTTGGGGATAAATCTCCTTTCAACAAGGTTTATTGCTTCCCTCCATGGACCTTGTCGTTTTATCACACCACTATCAGGTCTACGTTCCTCTACCAgaattacaaataaatgtggtctattttttcatattatttatCATTTCTTAGAACCATACCAATTTAAGATTTCGGCAAACATAATTTAAGACATAGTATTGATAACCTGTCTgtatttaagactttttaaaacctcCAATTAGGATAATTAAATTGaatagttttaatattttaataaacccCTGCAGAAACCCTGTGTTGCATTTTGTAAGTTTCCTATTTAAAACAATCTCAATATGGGATAAATCTCACAACAAGTCAGCGTTGTGCCTGAAATCCTACAAGCTATTTGTAAATGGGagataaacattttttagaGTCTGGCCTGAGCAAGGACCAAAGATAAAACAGTCAGTATTATGAGTAACATTTTATTACACTAAAGAAACTGATCAATTGTTATGAGATAGAAAGAATGCATTGTTGCTCAGGGAAGTAAATTGGGCGGTGAAACTGAAAATGAGGCTGTGGTTCAACAGTTTGTCATTGTGCAATGATCAACAAGGAAATAGCGGTTGACCAGTTTGGTTCCTGGGTGTGAGAGGAAGAGGGCGAGGAAGGTAGAAGTGTTAAAAATGATGAAATTTAAgatctttagattttttttatctaattaaaGACTGAAGTCAATGTTCAGACAGTCACACATAGACATGCTTACCCCCCCCTCCAACCGAGCTAAATCCAAAACAGAGGGGTTTGTCATCAAGGTGTGACGTGCCTTTAAATTATCCATAGTTACCATAGCAACAGCTTAAAAGGCCTCTGTGTGGCAGACTGTTGGGTTTCTGAGCAGCTTCGCAGACAAAACACATCACAAGGAAGCGGCGCTTTCATCACCAGATGACAAATGGAAACATCTAGAAGACAgctcagctaaaaaaaaaaaaaaaaaaaaatggcaaagctaacgtgcaacaacaacaagacaAGTCAACAAATGTGGCCCCAACATGTCTGTGCGTTGCATAGCAGAAGTGGACAATCGTGTGAATGACTGGCAAGAACTCCTGCAATGTGACGTGTCTTGTGAAGCGGGTAACACGGGACAGCTATAGCAGACAGATGGCTGTTATTTCTGGACGTGCTAACATAGGGGAATGCTCCTTTGGCGTTCAGCACAACAGAAATGGTGTCTTTAGGACATTAGGACCGATGACACTCATTGAAAAAGCAAGTAGTATGAGGTCAAGAGTGGGTGAGAACAAGCAGGAAGACTGTGGTACACGGGGAGGGCGCCAGTGAAATAGACGTAAGAAGGTTTTAAATCGAGCGTGCAGTGTGTGAGATAAACACTTAACAACAGAAGACTGGTTGCCTCCATTCAGGCCTCAGAGTGATGCAGAGGTCAATGTGGTGTCGCCTGAACAACACCAACTATTTTCTCCCAGGCTGAGTTCACGTTAAAGAAAAAGGGCCGTTTTCCTTTTGTGCACAATGCATCGACTCATTCTCCAGCTTGTGTCTCTCTGCGATGTACACATTTGCACCATGAtggcagaaggaaaaaaaaagaaagaaaaaaaaaaaaaaaaaaaaaa
This Fundulus heteroclitus isolate FHET01 chromosome 19, MU-UCD_Fhet_4.1, whole genome shotgun sequence DNA region includes the following protein-coding sequences:
- the lgals8b gene encoding galectin-8 — its product is MSVANAKHTVLDPVIPYTGPIPGGLHPGEIIIIQGTVPPDADRFQVDLSSGCSTKPRSDVALHFSPRFNDSPCVVCNSLLRDEWGKEETLHQLPYKRGAPFETIILVHKNAFKVAVNGTHLLEYKHRIPLSGVDTFSISGNVRVHAIGYIPNSAIYSESGDLGVPYKGSILKGLSPGQHITIKGQVSMYPHSFTVKLCNSKTENVALHLNPRMKSGVFIRNSYLDGSWGQEERELPFFPFSPGEYFEILLLCQPHQFKLAVNGSHLFEFRHRVQDLSSIDQLEIMGDLELNDVKLW